A stretch of the Haloarcula ordinaria genome encodes the following:
- the acs gene encoding acetate--CoA ligase alpha subunit, with translation MGRLSTLFAPERVAVIGATDSEGSVGRAITSNLLASFDGEIVAVNPYKDEALGLPCYDTIGDVDDPGMVDVAVVVVPPDAAVQAIREAGQAGVKNVVVITAGFGETGSEGMSREQKLIEAAEEYDLNLVGPNSLGVMSTPGGLNATFGNEMANSGDISFMSQSGAFVTAVLDWAAERDVGFKDIVSLGNKAVLDEGDFVAEWGEDPDTEVILGYLEDISDGTKFVRTARDVAQDTPIVLVKSGRTDAGASAAASHTGAMAGSERAYEAGLEQAGTLRVESVQELFDYAQILSGQPLPEGDEIAIVTNAGGPGVMTTDAVGDSDLSLAEFEDATLDRLRESMPDEANIYNPVDIIGDAPAERFELALETVLADDNVAMAVVVACPTAVLSFEELAEVVVEKQAAFETPVATTLMGGKSVGAGQEVLSEAGIPNYFDPARAVDSLDALRDYREIQAREYEDPATFDVDRDRAEEILRSAARRDTNRLGVEAMGLLDAYGIPTPQGAVTRSPTEAEEVAAEIGDEVVMKIVSPDILHKSDIGGVEVGVPPEEVRDTYEDLVVRARNYQSDATVLGVQVQEMVDLDSGTETILGMNRDPQFGPLLLFGLGGIFVEVLEDNTVRVAPVSETDAREMLDDIDSAPLLRGARGRDPVDEAALVEAIQRLSQLVTDFPAIVELDINPLVATPEGVQAVDLRLTLDQEEL, from the coding sequence ATGGGACGACTATCGACGCTTTTCGCGCCGGAACGGGTCGCCGTAATCGGTGCGACCGACTCGGAGGGCTCTGTCGGTCGCGCTATCACGTCGAACCTGCTTGCATCGTTCGACGGCGAGATCGTAGCGGTCAACCCATACAAAGACGAGGCCCTCGGCCTGCCCTGCTACGATACCATCGGTGACGTCGACGACCCCGGGATGGTCGACGTCGCCGTCGTCGTCGTGCCACCGGACGCGGCGGTCCAGGCCATCAGAGAGGCTGGCCAGGCGGGGGTGAAGAACGTCGTCGTCATCACGGCCGGGTTCGGCGAGACCGGCAGCGAGGGCATGTCCCGCGAGCAGAAGCTCATCGAGGCTGCCGAGGAGTACGACCTAAACCTCGTGGGTCCCAACAGCCTGGGCGTGATGTCGACCCCCGGCGGGCTGAACGCCACGTTCGGCAACGAGATGGCAAACAGCGGGGACATCTCCTTCATGAGCCAGTCCGGGGCGTTCGTCACGGCGGTGCTCGACTGGGCCGCCGAGCGCGACGTCGGGTTCAAGGACATCGTCTCGCTGGGCAACAAGGCCGTCCTCGACGAGGGCGACTTCGTCGCCGAGTGGGGCGAAGACCCGGACACCGAGGTCATCCTCGGCTACCTGGAGGACATCTCCGACGGGACGAAGTTCGTCCGGACGGCCCGAGACGTAGCTCAGGATACCCCGATTGTGCTCGTCAAGTCCGGCCGGACCGACGCCGGTGCGAGCGCCGCCGCCTCCCACACCGGGGCGATGGCGGGGTCGGAGCGGGCCTACGAGGCGGGCCTCGAACAGGCCGGGACCCTCCGGGTCGAGTCGGTCCAGGAGCTGTTCGACTACGCACAGATTCTCTCGGGCCAGCCGCTCCCCGAGGGCGACGAGATAGCCATCGTCACGAACGCCGGCGGCCCGGGTGTGATGACGACCGACGCCGTCGGCGACTCGGACCTCTCGCTGGCGGAGTTCGAGGACGCGACGCTCGACCGGCTGAGGGAGTCGATGCCCGACGAGGCCAACATCTACAACCCGGTCGATATCATCGGGGACGCCCCGGCGGAGCGGTTCGAACTCGCCCTGGAGACCGTGCTCGCCGACGACAACGTCGCGATGGCCGTCGTCGTGGCCTGTCCGACCGCAGTGCTGTCCTTCGAGGAGCTCGCCGAAGTCGTCGTCGAGAAACAGGCGGCCTTCGAGACGCCCGTGGCGACCACTCTGATGGGCGGGAAGTCCGTCGGCGCGGGCCAGGAGGTCCTCAGCGAGGCCGGCATCCCGAACTACTTCGACCCCGCGCGCGCCGTCGACAGCCTCGACGCGCTGCGCGACTACCGCGAGATTCAGGCCCGCGAGTACGAGGACCCGGCGACGTTCGACGTCGACCGCGACCGGGCCGAGGAGATACTCCGGTCGGCCGCCCGGCGGGACACGAACCGGCTGGGCGTCGAAGCGATGGGACTGCTCGACGCGTACGGCATCCCGACACCGCAGGGTGCGGTGACACGGTCGCCGACGGAGGCCGAGGAAGTGGCCGCAGAGATCGGCGACGAGGTCGTGATGAAGATCGTCAGCCCGGACATCCTCCACAAGTCCGACATCGGCGGCGTAGAGGTCGGCGTCCCGCCGGAGGAGGTCCGCGACACCTACGAGGACCTCGTCGTCCGGGCGCGCAACTACCAGTCCGACGCGACGGTACTGGGCGTCCAGGTCCAGGAGATGGTCGACCTCGACTCGGGGACCGAGACCATCCTCGGGATGAACCGCGACCCGCAGTTCGGTCCCCTGTTGCTGTTCGGCCTCGGAGGCATCTTCGTCGAGGTGCTCGAAGACAACACCGTCCGCGTCGCCCCCGTCAGCGAGACAGACGCGAGAGAGATGCTCGACGACATCGACTCCGCGCCGCTGTTACGCGGCGCCCGCGGTCGGGACCCCGTCGACGAGGCGGCCCTCGTCGAGGCCATCCAGCGCCTCTCACAGCTGGTGACGGACTTCCCGGCCATCGTCGAACTGGACATCAACCCGCTCGTGGCCACCCCGGAGGGGGTTCAGGCCGTCGACCTGCGACTCACGCTCGACCAGGAGGAACTATGA
- a CDS encoding spondin domain-containing protein — protein MPKPTDSITRRQALVAGGAALGGLALGTSTVLGQNDDESRRYRVTIANNTPGQPFTPPAVAAHTADIEVFAVGEPANEPTRQLAENGDLGPLSDLATSADEVRGVAVGDAPLVPQADPAGTGNPWYTMLHLTADEEATFLTFASMLIATNDGIVGLDTVPLPSHVNESRTYYANGYDVGTEQNTELFADMVPPAKTLIIGGEPEGTAESDEDIAEDDVIRPHPGIQGVGNLPPEVYDWDEPAALVQVERLG, from the coding sequence ATGCCAAAACCAACAGATAGCATCACACGAAGACAAGCGCTCGTCGCCGGCGGCGCGGCCCTCGGTGGCCTCGCGCTCGGAACCTCGACGGTACTCGGACAGAACGACGACGAATCGCGGCGGTACAGAGTGACCATCGCGAACAACACGCCTGGGCAACCGTTCACGCCCCCGGCGGTCGCGGCCCACACGGCCGACATCGAGGTGTTCGCCGTCGGCGAACCGGCCAACGAACCGACCCGTCAGCTCGCGGAGAACGGGGACCTGGGTCCCCTGAGCGACCTGGCGACGTCGGCTGACGAGGTCCGTGGCGTCGCCGTCGGTGATGCGCCCCTCGTCCCGCAGGCCGACCCCGCTGGAACCGGGAACCCGTGGTACACGATGTTGCATCTCACCGCCGACGAGGAGGCGACGTTCCTCACCTTCGCCAGTATGCTCATCGCCACCAACGACGGTATCGTCGGCCTGGACACGGTCCCGCTGCCGAGCCACGTCAACGAGTCGCGCACCTACTACGCGAACGGCTACGACGTTGGCACCGAACAGAACACGGAACTGTTCGCCGACATGGTCCCCCCAGCCAAGACGCTCATCATCGGTGGCGAGCCAGAGGGGACCGCCGAGAGCGACGAGGACATCGCCGAGGACGACGTCATCCGCCCGCATCCGGGGATTCAGGGAGTCGGCAACTTACCCCCGGAAGTCTACGACTGGGACGAGCCCGCCGCGCTGGTCCAGGTCGAGCGTCTGGGGTAG
- a CDS encoding DUF7547 family protein, protein MSDSSGDDVTALLTDLVTTLRDLETAVEPRTERGRPRPPTPKELLRFTSDVTIPAAILVLRTNIEALKLLRRAIRLAERRPVAEDSTGDAVRARAAELSSVTLRRLDGALTEIQRAVEGTPEDEDARELLEEARALRADLADRLQEVDEGRSADGTDDSLSSVSVDVDAELQSIKDDIDPPADDESTNTDDES, encoded by the coding sequence ATGAGCGACAGTTCCGGTGACGACGTCACCGCCCTGCTGACGGACCTCGTCACCACGCTGCGTGACCTGGAGACGGCTGTCGAACCGCGCACGGAGCGCGGCCGACCGCGGCCACCGACACCGAAGGAACTGCTTCGGTTCACCAGCGACGTGACGATTCCCGCCGCCATCCTGGTCCTCCGGACGAACATCGAGGCGTTGAAGCTTTTGCGCCGGGCTATCAGGTTGGCCGAGCGACGGCCCGTGGCCGAGGACTCGACCGGAGACGCCGTCCGAGCCCGGGCCGCGGAACTCAGCAGTGTCACGCTCCGTCGGCTGGACGGCGCGCTGACAGAGATACAGCGCGCAGTCGAGGGCACGCCCGAGGACGAGGACGCGCGCGAGCTCCTCGAGGAGGCCAGAGCGCTCCGCGCCGACCTCGCGGACCGTCTCCAGGAAGTCGACGAGGGACGTTCAGCGGACGGCACGGACGACTCGCTCAGTTCCGTCTCGGTCGACGTCGACGCCGAGCTGCAGTCCATCAAGGACGATATCGACCCTCCCGCCGACGACGAGTCTACGAACACAGACGACGAGTCGTAG
- a CDS encoding HTH domain-containing protein, with amino-acid sequence MSNTEYPGPRRAVFFVRHDLPAPSAQRRAELEQTLQDLVCAGVLDDVETVVWNKRVRADPAQDTAERNRYSEFADWARRAHASLAPFFDTRECYSTTTGEKETQLVLPTMALAVYEDGELVRVAPHANAGSTESVTECVELLSRHADSIPTVPSSVSMAE; translated from the coding sequence ATGTCGAACACCGAGTACCCCGGACCACGGAGAGCCGTTTTCTTCGTCCGCCACGACCTGCCCGCGCCGTCGGCACAGCGTCGGGCCGAACTGGAACAGACGCTACAGGACCTCGTCTGTGCGGGCGTACTCGACGACGTCGAGACTGTGGTCTGGAACAAGCGGGTCCGAGCCGACCCTGCGCAGGACACCGCAGAGCGGAACCGCTATTCGGAGTTCGCCGACTGGGCGAGACGGGCCCACGCTTCGCTCGCGCCATTCTTTGACACGAGGGAGTGTTACAGCACGACGACCGGCGAGAAGGAGACACAGCTGGTGCTACCGACGATGGCCCTCGCCGTCTACGAGGACGGCGAACTCGTGCGCGTCGCGCCACACGCGAACGCCGGGAGCACCGAGTCCGTCACCGAGTGCGTCGAGCTGCTGTCGAGGCACGCTGACTCGATTCCGACGGTCCCGTCCTCCGTCTCGATGGCGGAGTGA
- a CDS encoding HTH domain-containing protein: MQHVDGAALYVRTPAPMATEKRQQTILGRLEALRNARAIDDVTVTYWFRQARDSDEDPVMPSVVALEAWAEDCDVSLTPAFEHHNRSNWFTGTEDDVVSLPVICLAFLADGDICAVYPHSGPSGYQSVIDGLDKLEAAATAESHSSP; encoded by the coding sequence ATGCAACACGTCGACGGCGCAGCTCTGTACGTCCGGACGCCAGCGCCAATGGCGACCGAGAAGCGTCAACAGACTATTCTCGGACGGCTAGAGGCGCTCCGAAACGCCAGAGCCATCGACGACGTCACCGTCACCTACTGGTTCAGACAAGCACGCGACAGCGACGAGGACCCCGTGATGCCGTCGGTCGTCGCGCTGGAGGCCTGGGCCGAAGACTGCGACGTTTCGCTCACGCCTGCGTTCGAGCACCACAACCGCTCGAACTGGTTTACCGGGACCGAGGACGACGTCGTGTCGCTCCCGGTCATCTGTCTGGCGTTCCTGGCCGACGGCGACATCTGTGCCGTCTATCCACACTCGGGGCCGTCGGGCTATCAGAGTGTCATCGACGGGCTTGACAAGCTAGAAGCGGCGGCCACAGCCGAGTCGCACTCGTCTCCGTGA
- a CDS encoding Zn-ribbon domain-containing OB-fold protein, with protein sequence MTLVAGVCPNGHVSYPTHPRCPDCGEPQEETLDLSERTAEVVTWTTSTATPPGVRQPNTMAIVEFDLSDEGLTDDFVRALGQVTTEDVETGDEVEPVYVEELRDPDVGIKEPESQDWDGYRWDPV encoded by the coding sequence ATGACGCTGGTCGCAGGGGTCTGTCCGAACGGCCACGTCTCGTATCCGACCCACCCGCGCTGTCCGGACTGCGGGGAGCCACAGGAAGAAACACTCGACCTCTCGGAGCGCACCGCCGAAGTCGTCACCTGGACGACGTCGACGGCCACGCCTCCCGGGGTGCGCCAGCCGAACACGATGGCCATCGTCGAATTCGACCTCAGCGACGAGGGGCTGACCGACGACTTCGTCCGCGCGCTCGGCCAGGTCACGACCGAGGACGTCGAGACCGGCGACGAAGTCGAACCGGTCTACGTCGAGGAACTGCGTGACCCCGACGTCGGAATCAAAGAGCCCGAGAGCCAGGACTGGGACGGCTACCGCTGGGACCCGGTCTGA
- a CDS encoding thiolase C-terminal domain-containing protein, protein MGVAVIGASMTKFGQRDAWLRELLSEAGEACLDDAGVTPKDVEHLYVSNMASGEFEGQTGVMNLLAHDLGLMPAYSERVDQTSSSGGAGIYEAWQSVASGASEMTLLVGGEKMTHKTTGEATDIIASITHPDEYKHGVTLPSFAGMTARHYLERFDAPRESLARVAVKNHKNGVDNPNAQFQKEITVEKALDSPIIADPLRLYDFCPITDGSAAMMFTTEERAKEITDEYAVISGISGATDTHVVHERDDPTIMGGVVESSQDAYEMAGLGPEDLDVAELHDMFTILEFLQLEGIGVADQGTAWELAMDGTTAKDGDLPINTSGGLKSKGHPLGASGVAQGVEIYEQLVGEAGPRQVDAETALACNVGGFGNCVITTIMEAAE, encoded by the coding sequence ATGGGAGTCGCAGTAATCGGCGCGTCGATGACGAAGTTCGGGCAGCGTGACGCCTGGCTCCGCGAGTTGCTCTCGGAGGCCGGCGAAGCGTGCCTCGACGACGCCGGTGTCACACCGAAGGACGTAGAGCACCTGTACGTCTCGAACATGGCGAGCGGCGAGTTCGAGGGCCAGACGGGCGTGATGAACCTCCTGGCCCACGACCTCGGGCTCATGCCGGCGTACAGCGAACGGGTCGACCAGACCTCCTCCTCGGGCGGGGCCGGCATCTACGAGGCCTGGCAGTCGGTCGCCTCCGGCGCCAGCGAGATGACGCTGCTGGTCGGCGGGGAGAAGATGACCCACAAGACGACGGGAGAGGCGACGGACATCATCGCCTCCATCACCCATCCAGACGAGTACAAGCACGGCGTCACCCTGCCGTCGTTTGCCGGGATGACCGCCCGTCACTACCTGGAGCGGTTCGACGCGCCGCGAGAGTCACTCGCCCGCGTAGCCGTCAAGAACCACAAGAACGGGGTCGACAACCCCAACGCGCAGTTCCAGAAGGAGATCACCGTCGAGAAAGCACTTGACTCGCCCATCATCGCCGACCCGCTCCGACTGTACGACTTCTGTCCCATCACCGACGGGAGCGCGGCGATGATGTTCACGACCGAGGAACGCGCCAAGGAGATTACCGACGAGTACGCGGTCATATCGGGCATCAGTGGCGCGACGGACACCCACGTCGTCCACGAGCGCGACGACCCGACGATCATGGGTGGCGTCGTCGAATCGAGTCAGGACGCCTACGAGATGGCCGGCCTGGGCCCGGAAGACCTCGACGTCGCGGAACTGCACGACATGTTCACCATCCTCGAGTTCCTCCAGCTGGAGGGTATCGGCGTCGCCGACCAGGGGACTGCCTGGGAACTGGCGATGGACGGGACGACGGCGAAGGACGGCGACCTGCCCATCAACACCTCGGGCGGACTGAAGTCCAAGGGCCATCCGCTCGGGGCGAGCGGCGTCGCACAAGGCGTCGAGATATACGAACAGCTCGTCGGCGAGGCCGGGCCGCGACAGGTCGACGCGGAGACGGCGCTGGCCTGTAACGTCGGCGGCTTCGGGAACTGTGTCATCACCACCATCATGGAGGCAGCAGAATGA
- a CDS encoding DUF7560 family zinc ribbon protein — MNDSAGLLFVCPECAETIEVNEPMQAAILESGCIVCGAAITPGAFERN; from the coding sequence ATGAACGACAGTGCCGGGTTGCTGTTCGTCTGTCCGGAGTGTGCCGAGACCATCGAAGTCAACGAACCGATGCAGGCGGCGATACTGGAGAGCGGATGTATCGTCTGCGGGGCGGCGATTACACCTGGGGCCTTCGAACGTAACTGA
- a CDS encoding helix-turn-helix domain-containing protein: MGTGIRAEVRVDPGETCLVAQAAARAEAHSRSIRRSVNDSDTDRTTVEFILEGGDPADDVDAELPERVAPVFDYGATTVYRYTREAGVRCPCDCVETYDCPIADRHTREGSVFLTFHAPDVETLQGLVTDLRESFPEVDIQRLLRSEGVRDDHDLVFVDRAKLTARQREALQRAHDLGYFDHPKRANAGDVAAAMGICRATFSEHLAAAQSKVLDALLVD, translated from the coding sequence ATGGGGACCGGCATCCGAGCGGAAGTCCGGGTCGACCCGGGCGAGACCTGTCTCGTCGCACAGGCCGCCGCGCGAGCAGAGGCACACAGTCGGTCGATTCGGCGGAGCGTCAATGACAGCGACACCGACCGGACCACCGTCGAGTTCATCCTCGAAGGCGGCGACCCAGCCGACGACGTCGACGCCGAACTCCCCGAACGCGTCGCTCCGGTCTTCGACTACGGCGCGACCACGGTCTATCGCTACACGCGGGAGGCGGGTGTACGGTGCCCGTGTGACTGCGTCGAGACGTACGACTGTCCCATCGCCGACCGACACACCCGAGAGGGGTCGGTGTTCCTGACGTTCCACGCGCCGGACGTCGAGACGTTACAGGGCCTCGTCACCGACCTCCGTGAGTCGTTCCCGGAGGTTGACATCCAGCGACTGCTCCGGTCAGAAGGGGTCCGAGACGACCACGACCTCGTGTTCGTCGACCGCGCGAAGCTGACGGCCCGCCAGCGCGAGGCACTGCAGCGCGCCCACGACCTCGGCTACTTCGACCACCCCAAACGGGCGAACGCAGGCGACGTCGCGGCGGCGATGGGCATCTGTCGGGCGACGTTCAGCGAGCACCTCGCCGCGGCACAGTCGAAGGTGCTCGACGCGCTGCTGGTCGACTGA
- a CDS encoding winged helix-turn-helix domain-containing protein — protein sequence MSSQAHRFEPGRRNEVERTALAESDLLSVLTDEKCLGVLRTLESDSLTVTELNDELDVPISTLYRKVDCLVEAGLLEEHTRFRADGNHKNEYARTVSDVSVDVDLEALEVVVRD from the coding sequence ATGTCGTCCCAAGCACACCGATTCGAGCCCGGCCGTCGGAACGAGGTCGAACGCACAGCACTCGCCGAGTCGGACCTGCTGTCGGTCCTCACGGACGAGAAGTGTCTGGGCGTCCTCCGGACACTCGAGTCCGACTCGCTGACAGTCACCGAACTCAACGACGAACTGGACGTGCCGATTTCGACGCTTTACCGAAAGGTCGACTGTCTCGTCGAAGCGGGGTTACTCGAAGAACACACTCGCTTCCGGGCGGACGGGAACCACAAGAACGAGTACGCCCGCACCGTTTCGGACGTCTCGGTCGACGTCGACCTCGAGGCGCTCGAGGTCGTAGTCCGTGACTGA
- a CDS encoding acyl-CoA carboxylase subunit beta yields the protein MSKQEEPEDESEERSAVEELRDRREEARLGGGEARIEAQHEKGKMTARERIDFLVDDGSFNEVDPFVEHRSTNFGMEDKKFPGDAVVTGYGDVDGRKVFLFAHDFTVLGGSVGEVVAEKICKVMDKAIENGVPVIGLNDSGGARIQEGVDSLVGFAKIFERNTKASGLIPQISAIMGPCAGGATYSPALTDFTFMVQDTSHMFITGPDVIETVTGEQVSKEELGGAGSHSTKSGVAHFSYPSEEEALENIRRLLSYLPQNNMEDPPRVKPWDDPEREVPEVTDIVPSAPRKPYDMTKVIGNIVDEQSFFETHGNWARNVITGFARMDGKSVGIVANQPRVSAGTLDIDASEKAARFIRFCDSFNIPIVSFVDVPGFMPGTDQEHNGIIRRGAKLIYAYAEATVPLLSVVVRKAYGGAYIVMSSKFLGSDVNYAWPGSEMAVLGPRGAVNILYRNEIAEADDPDAKRQALMDEFREEFAHPYGPARRGYLDDVIEPKDTRKRLIDDLDLLQRKREDTPPKDHGNIPL from the coding sequence ATGAGTAAACAGGAAGAACCCGAAGACGAGAGCGAGGAGCGAAGCGCCGTCGAGGAACTCCGCGACCGACGCGAGGAAGCGAGGCTCGGCGGCGGCGAGGCGCGTATCGAGGCACAACACGAGAAGGGGAAGATGACCGCCCGCGAGCGAATCGACTTCCTCGTCGACGACGGGTCGTTCAACGAGGTCGACCCCTTCGTCGAACACCGCTCGACGAACTTCGGCATGGAGGACAAGAAGTTCCCGGGCGACGCCGTCGTCACTGGCTACGGCGACGTCGACGGCCGCAAGGTGTTCCTCTTCGCCCACGACTTCACGGTGCTCGGTGGCTCCGTCGGCGAGGTCGTGGCCGAGAAGATCTGTAAGGTGATGGACAAGGCCATCGAGAACGGCGTCCCCGTCATCGGCCTCAACGACTCCGGTGGCGCACGCATCCAGGAGGGGGTCGACTCGCTGGTCGGCTTCGCGAAGATCTTCGAGCGCAACACGAAGGCCAGTGGCCTCATCCCCCAGATCTCGGCCATCATGGGCCCGTGTGCGGGTGGGGCGACCTACTCCCCGGCGCTGACGGACTTCACGTTCATGGTCCAGGACACCAGCCACATGTTCATCACCGGCCCGGACGTCATCGAGACGGTCACCGGCGAGCAGGTGTCCAAGGAGGAACTCGGCGGAGCGGGCTCACATTCCACGAAGTCCGGTGTCGCGCACTTCTCGTACCCCTCCGAGGAAGAGGCCCTGGAGAACATCCGCCGACTCCTCTCCTATCTCCCCCAGAACAACATGGAAGACCCGCCGCGGGTCAAGCCGTGGGACGACCCCGAGCGCGAGGTCCCGGAGGTCACGGACATCGTCCCCTCGGCCCCGCGAAAGCCCTACGACATGACGAAGGTCATCGGGAACATCGTCGACGAGCAGTCGTTCTTCGAGACCCACGGCAACTGGGCCCGGAACGTCATCACCGGGTTCGCCCGGATGGACGGCAAGTCGGTCGGTATCGTCGCCAACCAACCCCGTGTGAGCGCGGGGACGCTGGACATCGACGCCTCAGAGAAGGCCGCGCGGTTCATCCGCTTCTGTGATTCCTTCAACATCCCCATCGTCTCCTTCGTCGACGTCCCCGGGTTCATGCCCGGCACGGACCAGGAGCACAACGGCATCATCCGTCGGGGCGCGAAGCTCATCTACGCCTACGCGGAGGCGACTGTCCCGCTGCTCTCGGTGGTCGTCCGCAAGGCCTACGGCGGGGCGTACATCGTCATGTCCTCGAAGTTCCTCGGCAGCGACGTCAACTACGCCTGGCCGGGCTCCGAGATGGCCGTGCTGGGGCCGCGGGGCGCGGTCAACATCCTCTACCGGAACGAGATCGCCGAGGCCGACGACCCCGACGCCAAGCGCCAGGCCCTGATGGACGAGTTCCGCGAGGAGTTCGCCCACCCCTACGGCCCGGCCAGGCGCGGGTACCTCGACGACGTCATCGAACCGAAGGACACGCGCAAGCGACTCATCGACGACCTGGACCTGCTCCAGCGCAAGCGCGAGGACACGCCCCCGAAAGACCACGGCAACATCCCACTGTAA
- a CDS encoding beta-ketoacyl-ACP reductase, translating to MYLNDQTCVVTGSSRGIGRGIAEDLAEHGANVVVNYRSSEDEARDVVETIEEMDGGEAVAVQADVAKHDEVLEMREAVVDEFGPPDVLINNAGITIDKKFEHMTREDWQTVIDVNLGGVFNCTDAFYDDIQHAENGRLINISSVVGQQGNIGQANYATTKSGLFGFTRTLALELAHTGSTANCVAPGFVRTDMLDEVPERVQEKILRNIPLDRFATVEDIACIVRFVAGEESSYMTGQVLGVNGGMEW from the coding sequence ATGTATCTGAACGATCAGACCTGTGTGGTGACCGGCTCGTCACGGGGCATCGGTCGCGGTATCGCCGAGGACCTTGCCGAACACGGCGCCAACGTGGTCGTCAACTACCGGTCCTCGGAGGACGAGGCACGCGACGTCGTGGAGACCATCGAGGAGATGGACGGCGGCGAGGCAGTCGCCGTCCAAGCCGACGTGGCCAAGCACGACGAGGTGCTGGAGATGCGGGAAGCGGTCGTCGACGAGTTCGGGCCGCCTGACGTGCTCATCAACAACGCGGGTATCACCATCGACAAGAAGTTCGAACACATGACCCGCGAGGACTGGCAGACGGTCATCGACGTCAACCTCGGCGGGGTGTTCAACTGCACCGACGCGTTCTACGACGACATCCAGCACGCCGAGAACGGCCGGCTGATCAACATCTCGAGCGTCGTCGGCCAGCAGGGCAACATCGGGCAGGCGAACTACGCGACGACGAAGTCGGGCCTGTTCGGGTTCACGCGCACGCTCGCACTGGAGCTCGCCCACACCGGCTCGACGGCGAACTGCGTCGCACCGGGGTTCGTCCGTACCGACATGCTGGACGAGGTCCCGGAGCGAGTCCAGGAGAAGATTCTGCGGAACATCCCGCTCGACCGGTTCGCGACCGTCGAGGACATCGCCTGTATCGTCCGGTTCGTCGCCGGCGAGGAGTCCAGTTACATGACCGGGCAGGTGCTCGGCGTCAACGGCGGCATGGAGTGGTAA